The nucleotide window GTTTTTACCTCTAGCTCTAGCTTCTATAGGTTTAATCTCTTCAATTATAGGAATTATAATTGTCCGTATTTTTTCTAACCTTTCTCCTGCTTTGGCAATGAGAATAGGAACCATTGGTGCTCCAATTGTTTTTATTTCGGCAGCGTATTTTTTAACAAATCATTTACTAGAAGGAGCAGGAGATAATGTTTGGTTAGCTGTTGTATGTGGTTCTGTTGGAGGCATAGCAATAGGTCTTATCACAGAGTATTACACAGGGTCAAAGCCGGTGGTTAAAATAGCTGAATCGGGTCAAACTGGGCCAGCAACAGTCATGATTACAGGATTATCAGTAGGTATGCAGTCGGTTGTACTGCCTATAGCTTGCATAGCTACTATAATTTACATATCTACTGAACTTACTGGTTTATATGGAGTAGGTATAGCTGCTGTAGGAATGCTTTCAACTGTAGGTATAACTATGGCAATAGATGCTTACGGACCTGTGGCAGACAATGCTGGAGGTATAGCAGAAATGGCTGGGATGCCTGCAGAAACAAGAAAGATAACTGATGAATTAGATGAACAAGGAAATACAACTGCTGCTATAGGGAAGGGTTTCGCTATAGGTGCGGCTGCATTGGCTGCATTGGCCATTATTGCTGCTTTTGTTTCAACAGTAGCCAATAATCCAGGAAGAGAAGAATCATTTATTTTGCTACTTAATGATCCTATGGTGTTGATTGGTCTCTTTATTGGAGGAGCTATTCCTTTTCTTATAGCATCTATAACAATGACCGCAGTCGGTGATGCTGCATTTGAGATGATTAATGAAATACGAAGACAATTTAAAGAAATACCAGGCTTATTAGAAGGTAATGCAGAACCTGACACAGAAAAATGTGTAGATATAGCAACTACTGCTGCTTTAAAAAAGATGCTTTTACCAGGAATAATCGCTGTGGGAGCACCTCCTGTAGTAGGTTTTTGGCTGGGAGCTGAATCTTTAGGAGGTATGTTAGCTGGAGGTTTGTTGGCTTGTGTATTGATGGCTCTATTTATGGCTAATGCTGGCGGTGCTTGGGATAATGCAAAAAAATACGTTGAAAAAGGTAACTTAGGAGGCAAGGGGACAGATACTCATGCAGCTACTGTGGTTGGAGATACTGTAGGTGATCCATTTAAGGATACTTCCGGTCCAGCTATGAATATCTTAATTAATGTAATGGCAATAGTAAGTCTAGTGATAGCCCCATTAATCTAATAAAGATATTTCTTTTTCCATTCTAGTATGAGGTATTCCGGTGTCTGATTCATATGGCCCTGTTTCTATATATTTAAGAGATCTATAAAAATCTAGAGCATTATTCCTAGCATTTAGAATTATTTTATGAACATTATGATTCTCAGCTTCCTTCTCTAATTCAGCAAGGATT belongs to SAR86 cluster bacterium and includes:
- a CDS encoding sodium-translocating pyrophosphatase, producing the protein MIESYLAIPPILGVLGLLVALGIYIIVNRFPEGDDKVKKIGDQIHLGAMVFMKREYTYLLGFASVVIILVAISPLGQATALAVFSGAVSSAIAGWLGMYSATKANVRTATAASDSGAEAALSVAFYGGSIMGLCVASLGLIGLGSLYYILSGDAHSIEGFGMGASIVALFSRVGGGIFTKSADVGADLVGKIEAGIPEDDPRNPGVIADNVGDNVGDIAGMGSDIFESYCGSMIACIAIGATLTVAKEGMMFLPLALASIGLISSIIGIIIVRIFSNLSPALAMRIGTIGAPIVFISAAYFLTNHLLEGAGDNVWLAVVCGSVGGIAIGLITEYYTGSKPVVKIAESGQTGPATVMITGLSVGMQSVVLPIACIATIIYISTELTGLYGVGIAAVGMLSTVGITMAIDAYGPVADNAGGIAEMAGMPAETRKITDELDEQGNTTAAIGKGFAIGAAALAALAIIAAFVSTVANNPGREESFILLLNDPMVLIGLFIGGAIPFLIASITMTAVGDAAFEMINEIRRQFKEIPGLLEGNAEPDTEKCVDIATTAALKKMLLPGIIAVGAPPVVGFWLGAESLGGMLAGGLLACVLMALFMANAGGAWDNAKKYVEKGNLGGKGTDTHAATVVGDTVGDPFKDTSGPAMNILINVMAIVSLVIAPLI